In the genome of Bryobacteraceae bacterium, one region contains:
- a CDS encoding TonB-dependent receptor, translating to MRFAILAFLAVLGTVNCFGQAITAKIVGTVSDSSGAAIGDAAVTIRNVDTNLTRSTSTNANGNYEFSFVPAAPYTLVVEKSGFQKSEVSQFRLSVDQVARIDVALQVGQVTETVEVQAAAIGLQTEDATVGTVIDSQKVVELPLNGRSFVQLALLTPGVNPGTPGSITVRRRRGSVGQDVGMSANGARDTQNRFYYDGVEAMDLDSYSFSFSPSVEAIQEFKVQSSTYSSEVGGAPGGQVNLTTKGGTNQFRGTAWAFNRNDAFAALAPFQPYTSSAAPPRLNRNQFGANLGGPILRDRTFGFFNWESGRQVAGSFGGTAFVAPSNYRTGDFSGSSAIIYDPQTNQPFPGNRIPAGRVRGYASKFLNFVPAPNSNEAAINFRGPRAAAPINQDQYVTRIDHRVSERNTLYGSYMFNKQADDTVPVFGRDTRGNAARGQNASLTDTHIFGASLVNELRLGWHRFFEHEFFGTTDVPEFDVGNLIGLPGVSTDPRNYGYPTFSGAGYDFPTTRGIGPRDRLNQLWQVTDNISVRKGSHFLKMGAVVARRNWTFDESVNPRGSFSFDGRTTAGGASPVREHGFAAFLLGLATGAQVSVEPFATRLNNWWQAYYFQDDWKASPNLTINVGLRYEYFQPPKQRGPTVNFDLNGAVPGFTASRQTFNGFQDIADTADRPRSLVYPDRNDFGPRIGFAYKAPFWSDFVLRGGYGMYFFPEITNTWTVLTLNPPIVKTYDFAGTFNSPIQVEEAFRAGGDPRAGLFGAYAWDPNQKSSYTQQWNLTMQKKLPGAVYLDASYVGSKGTGLTLAFDGNRPLTTATPGGSTPSLAARRPFPGFASINTYKPIGNSIYHSLQMKAERRVSRGLSLLGAYTWAHSLSNADISSVGGGSFLGGVQNIFNLAAERSDSTFDIRHRLSIAAIYDIPLLADSPNRVAKAVLGGWQAGTIITQQTGFASTLSGLGDTTVTGVSSRPSVAPGLSAKLNNPTREQWFNTAAFTETPLGQFGNAPRMPFHLPGLNQVDLSAVKNFRISERFNVQFRGELFNLFNHVNLGAPGLNLRAPNTFGRITGSVQGAGGVNNEARIVQFGLKLMY from the coding sequence ATGCGGTTTGCGATACTAGCGTTTCTCGCCGTGCTCGGCACGGTGAACTGCTTCGGCCAGGCGATCACCGCAAAGATCGTCGGAACGGTGTCGGATTCGAGTGGTGCGGCGATCGGCGACGCGGCGGTGACGATCCGCAACGTCGATACGAACCTGACTCGTTCCACATCCACGAACGCCAACGGCAATTATGAGTTTTCGTTCGTGCCGGCGGCGCCCTACACGCTGGTGGTGGAGAAGTCGGGCTTCCAGAAATCGGAAGTCAGCCAGTTCCGGCTGAGCGTGGACCAGGTGGCGCGAATCGATGTGGCGCTACAGGTGGGCCAGGTTACCGAGACGGTGGAAGTGCAGGCCGCGGCAATCGGGCTGCAGACCGAAGACGCCACCGTGGGCACGGTGATCGATAGCCAGAAGGTGGTGGAACTGCCTTTGAACGGCCGGTCTTTCGTGCAACTGGCGCTGTTGACGCCAGGCGTGAATCCGGGGACGCCGGGATCGATCACGGTGCGGCGCCGGCGCGGCTCAGTGGGCCAGGATGTGGGCATGTCGGCCAACGGCGCCCGCGACACCCAGAACCGCTTCTACTACGACGGCGTGGAGGCAATGGACCTCGATAGCTATAGCTTCAGTTTCTCGCCGTCCGTGGAGGCGATCCAGGAGTTCAAAGTCCAATCGAGTACGTACTCGTCGGAAGTGGGCGGCGCGCCGGGCGGGCAGGTGAACCTGACGACGAAGGGCGGCACCAATCAGTTTCGCGGCACGGCTTGGGCCTTCAACCGGAACGATGCCTTTGCGGCCCTGGCGCCGTTCCAGCCCTACACTTCGTCCGCGGCGCCGCCACGGCTGAACCGGAATCAGTTCGGAGCGAACCTCGGTGGCCCGATCCTTCGGGACCGGACGTTCGGGTTCTTCAACTGGGAGTCCGGGCGGCAGGTGGCCGGAAGCTTCGGCGGGACGGCGTTCGTGGCGCCTTCCAACTACCGGACCGGCGATTTCTCCGGCTCTTCGGCGATCATCTACGATCCACAGACCAACCAGCCTTTCCCCGGCAACCGGATTCCGGCGGGCCGCGTCCGCGGCTACGCGTCGAAGTTCCTGAACTTCGTGCCGGCCCCGAACTCGAACGAGGCGGCGATCAACTTCAGGGGTCCGCGAGCGGCGGCGCCAATCAACCAGGATCAGTACGTCACTCGGATCGACCACAGGGTTTCGGAGCGGAACACCCTGTATGGCAGCTACATGTTCAACAAGCAGGCCGACGATACCGTGCCTGTCTTCGGCAGGGACACTCGCGGCAACGCGGCGCGCGGGCAGAACGCGAGTCTCACCGACACGCATATCTTCGGAGCGTCGCTGGTGAACGAACTGCGGCTCGGTTGGCATCGTTTCTTCGAACACGAATTCTTCGGCACCACCGACGTGCCGGAGTTCGATGTTGGGAACCTGATCGGGCTTCCGGGTGTATCCACGGACCCGCGCAACTACGGCTACCCGACGTTCAGCGGCGCTGGTTACGATTTCCCCACGACGCGCGGTATCGGTCCAAGAGACCGGTTGAACCAGCTCTGGCAAGTGACCGACAACATCTCCGTTCGCAAGGGCAGCCACTTTCTGAAGATGGGAGCCGTTGTGGCGCGCCGCAACTGGACTTTCGACGAGTCTGTGAACCCGCGCGGGTCATTCTCCTTCGATGGAAGGACCACGGCCGGCGGGGCGTCGCCGGTGCGTGAGCACGGGTTTGCAGCCTTCCTGCTGGGCCTGGCGACGGGCGCCCAAGTGAGCGTGGAGCCGTTCGCAACGCGCCTGAACAACTGGTGGCAGGCTTACTACTTTCAGGATGACTGGAAAGCGTCGCCGAACCTGACGATCAATGTGGGGCTGCGGTACGAATACTTCCAACCGCCGAAGCAACGAGGCCCGACCGTGAATTTCGATCTGAACGGAGCCGTGCCCGGCTTCACCGCGTCGCGGCAGACGTTCAACGGTTTTCAGGACATCGCCGACACCGCGGATCGTCCCCGGTCGCTGGTATATCCGGACCGCAACGATTTCGGTCCGCGCATCGGCTTCGCCTATAAAGCGCCATTCTGGAGCGATTTCGTCCTGCGCGGCGGCTACGGAATGTATTTCTTTCCGGAGATCACCAACACCTGGACGGTGCTGACGCTGAACCCGCCGATCGTGAAGACCTACGACTTCGCCGGGACCTTCAACAGCCCGATTCAGGTGGAAGAGGCCTTCCGGGCCGGCGGCGATCCGCGCGCCGGCCTGTTCGGCGCCTATGCGTGGGACCCAAATCAGAAGAGCTCTTACACGCAGCAGTGGAATCTCACGATGCAGAAAAAACTGCCGGGTGCGGTGTACCTCGACGCGAGCTATGTGGGCTCGAAGGGTACGGGCCTGACTTTGGCGTTCGATGGCAATCGTCCGTTGACGACGGCGACGCCCGGCGGAAGTACGCCGTCGCTGGCGGCGCGGCGCCCGTTCCCCGGCTTCGCTTCGATCAACACGTACAAGCCGATTGGCAACTCGATCTACCATTCGCTCCAGATGAAAGCGGAGCGGCGGGTGTCGCGCGGGCTGTCGCTGTTGGGCGCCTACACGTGGGCGCACAGCCTCAGCAACGCAGACATTTCAAGCGTCGGCGGCGGGTCGTTCCTGGGCGGCGTTCAAAATATCTTCAATCTCGCGGCCGAGCGGTCCGACTCGACTTTCGATATCCGGCACCGCCTCTCGATCGCGGCCATCTACGATATTCCGCTTCTTGCCGATTCGCCCAACCGGGTGGCGAAAGCCGTCCTGGGTGGATGGCAGGCGGGTACGATCATCACGCAACAGACCGGATTTGCCTCTACGCTGTCGGGGCTGGGCGATACGACGGTGACCGGCGTGAGTTCGCGGCCCAGTGTGGCGCCGGGACTATCGGCGAAGCTCAATAATCCGACGCGGGAGCAGTGGTTCAACACGGCGGCGTTCACCGAGACGCCGCTCGGGCAGTTTGGAAATGCGCCGCGGATGCCGTTTCACCTTCCCGGGCTGAATCAAGTAGACCTATCGGCGGTGAAGAATTTCCGGATCTCGGAGCGTTTCAACGTCCAGTTCCGCGGAGAGTTGTTCAACCTGTTCAACCATGTGAATCTCGGTGCGCCTGGGTTGAACCTGCGGGCGCCGAATACGTTCGGCCGGATTACCGGGTCCGTGCAAGGCGCTGGCGGCGTGAACAACGAGGCCCGCATCGTGCAGTTCGGGTTGAAGCTGATGTATTAG
- a CDS encoding ABC transporter permease has protein sequence MKLASGTASFGEAVRIAFDSLRSAKLRSFLTLLGIILATTTLIAVMSVIHGMDLYIAQNVSDMGSDGFRIVRMAFIGNWDPKKFLELQRKNPQLKPDEYDFIRQRATLIRDIGMQVNRRVKSSGANEKIDDTQLRGCTPNMGALSNVQIDAGRIFTDGENARHVAVAVIGNDLKETFFPNTDPLNKTVKLDGRPFTVVGVARKQGSVFGQSLDNFAMIPVETAFKIYGARDGLTYMAQSVDNGHLFQAQDEVRMLLRAYRHLRPGQDDSFAIVSSDSLVAAWDKMTSAIAATAVAVVSVFMVVGGVVIMNIMLAVVTERTHEIGIRKSVGARNSDILSQFLVESATLSACGGLIGVGFAALSAALVRSFTPVPMAVPAGAVAIGVGLSAVVGLFFGIYPARRASMLDPIEALRVER, from the coding sequence ATGAAACTGGCTAGTGGAACTGCGTCTTTCGGCGAAGCCGTGCGGATCGCGTTTGACTCCCTTCGGTCCGCCAAGCTCCGCAGCTTTCTCACTCTGCTCGGCATCATCCTCGCCACCACAACCCTGATCGCCGTGATGAGCGTCATCCACGGGATGGACCTATACATCGCCCAAAACGTCTCCGACATGGGTTCCGATGGCTTCCGTATCGTCCGCATGGCTTTCATCGGCAACTGGGATCCCAAGAAGTTTCTCGAGCTGCAGCGAAAGAACCCGCAACTCAAACCTGATGAGTACGATTTCATCCGCCAGCGCGCCACGCTCATCCGCGACATCGGCATGCAGGTGAATCGCCGCGTGAAGTCGTCGGGCGCCAACGAGAAGATCGACGATACTCAGCTCCGCGGCTGCACGCCCAACATGGGCGCGCTCTCGAACGTCCAGATCGACGCCGGCCGCATCTTCACCGACGGAGAGAACGCCCGCCACGTCGCCGTTGCCGTCATCGGCAACGATCTGAAAGAGACGTTTTTCCCGAATACGGACCCTCTGAACAAGACCGTCAAGCTGGATGGCCGGCCGTTCACCGTAGTCGGGGTCGCCCGCAAGCAGGGCAGCGTCTTCGGCCAGTCGCTGGACAATTTCGCGATGATCCCGGTGGAAACCGCGTTCAAGATCTACGGCGCGCGTGACGGGCTTACCTACATGGCCCAGTCCGTCGACAACGGCCATCTCTTCCAAGCCCAGGACGAGGTCCGGATGCTGCTCCGCGCCTACCGCCACCTCCGCCCCGGACAGGACGACAGCTTCGCGATTGTCTCTTCGGATTCGCTCGTCGCCGCTTGGGACAAGATGACCAGCGCGATCGCCGCCACCGCCGTGGCCGTTGTTTCCGTCTTCATGGTTGTCGGCGGAGTCGTCATCATGAACATCATGCTCGCGGTCGTCACCGAACGCACTCACGAGATCGGCATCCGCAAATCCGTGGGCGCGAGGAACAGCGATATCCTCTCGCAGTTTCTGGTCGAATCGGCGACGCTTTCCGCGTGCGGAGGCCTGATCGGCGTGGGTTTCGCCGCTCTCTCCGCGGCGCTTGTCCGCAGCTTCACGCCCGTGCCGATGGCCGTCCCGGCAGGCGCGGTCGCAATCGGCGTCGGGTTATCCGCTGTCGTCGGTCTCTTCTTCGGAATCTACCCTGCCCGGCGAGCCTCCATGCTCGACCCGATCGAGGCTCTCCGAGTGGAAAGGTGA
- a CDS encoding ABC transporter permease, with product MSRWLSVAAVAIYAFLHMPLAVLAIFSFNRSRFTRWEGWSLAWYRAIGDDPRLVEGALNSLWIALTATLAATAIGTLAAYAMRRRPARLVNASLRVSLVTPEIVTGVSLLAFFQWTFRYLDVRLGMATVILAHVAFSIAYVVLVIEARLKTLDPSLEEAALDLGASPWQAFRTVTLPLLGPGIAAAALLAFTVSFDDYVITSLVAGVDSETLPMVIYGMARRGVSPVVNAISALIVVAIGVLIVAAESLQGERR from the coding sequence TTGAGCCGGTGGTTGTCTGTCGCCGCGGTGGCGATTTACGCGTTCCTGCACATGCCGTTGGCAGTGCTGGCGATCTTCAGCTTCAACCGGTCGCGCTTCACGCGATGGGAGGGATGGTCGCTTGCGTGGTATCGGGCGATTGGCGATGATCCGAGACTCGTCGAGGGGGCCTTGAACAGCTTGTGGATCGCGCTGACGGCGACGTTGGCGGCGACGGCGATCGGGACGTTGGCGGCATACGCGATGCGTCGGCGGCCGGCCCGGCTCGTGAATGCCTCGCTGCGGGTTTCGCTGGTGACGCCGGAGATCGTCACCGGCGTTTCGCTGTTGGCATTCTTTCAATGGACGTTCCGGTACCTGGACGTCCGGCTGGGTATGGCCACCGTGATTCTGGCGCACGTGGCGTTCTCGATCGCCTATGTGGTGCTGGTGATCGAGGCGCGGCTGAAGACGCTGGACCCTTCGCTCGAAGAAGCCGCGCTCGACCTGGGCGCGAGCCCGTGGCAGGCGTTCCGCACGGTGACGCTACCGCTGCTGGGTCCGGGGATCGCGGCGGCGGCGCTGCTCGCGTTCACCGTATCTTTCGACGACTACGTGATTACCAGCCTGGTGGCGGGCGTGGATTCGGAGACGCTGCCGATGGTGATCTATGGAATGGCGCGGCGGGGTGTAAGTCCAGTGGTGAACGCGATCTCGGCGCTGATCGTGGTGGCGATTGGAGTACTCATCGTGGCGGCGGAGAGCCTGCAGGGGGAACGACGGTGA
- a CDS encoding ABC transporter permease, with the protein MSRPNDSLRFWFLAPVRVFAVLLMAAPLAIVAAYSVLTRGTYGGQTPPVTLESYLRLADGLYLAIAAKSFLVAIASTAFCLVLAFPLALFLSRVRRHRNWYLHLVMLPFWTSFLVRTYAWMFLLRDTGLVNTVLQWAGVITEPLPLLYNDGAVVLGLVYGYLPFMVLPIYAALERLDPALTDAASDLGARPMTVLFTVIVPLARPGMIAGSVLVFIPCLGAYLTPDLLGGGKSMLIGNVIQQQFTSARDWPFGAALSLILMAAVMALLVWFTRQSERAL; encoded by the coding sequence ATGAGCCGGCCTAACGATTCGCTCCGCTTCTGGTTCTTGGCGCCGGTGCGAGTGTTCGCCGTACTGCTAATGGCGGCGCCGTTGGCGATCGTGGCGGCTTACAGCGTGTTGACGCGGGGGACTTATGGCGGGCAAACGCCGCCGGTAACCCTGGAAAGTTACCTCCGGCTGGCGGACGGTTTGTATCTGGCGATCGCCGCGAAGTCTTTTCTGGTCGCGATCGCTTCGACGGCATTTTGCCTGGTGCTGGCGTTTCCGCTGGCGCTATTCTTGTCACGCGTACGCCGCCACCGGAACTGGTATCTGCACCTGGTGATGTTGCCGTTCTGGACCAGTTTTCTCGTACGTACATACGCGTGGATGTTTCTGTTGCGGGATACGGGGCTGGTCAACACCGTGCTGCAGTGGGCCGGCGTTATCACCGAGCCGCTTCCCCTGCTTTACAACGACGGCGCCGTCGTCCTCGGGCTGGTCTACGGCTATCTACCATTTATGGTGCTGCCCATCTATGCGGCGCTCGAACGGCTGGATCCGGCTCTCACCGACGCGGCGTCGGATCTGGGGGCGCGGCCGATGACTGTCCTGTTCACCGTGATCGTGCCGCTGGCCCGCCCAGGCATGATTGCCGGTTCCGTGCTGGTGTTCATTCCATGCCTCGGCGCATATCTGACTCCGGACCTGCTGGGCGGGGGCAAGAGCATGCTCATCGGGAACGTCATCCAGCAGCAATTCACCTCGGCGCGCGATTGGCCGTTCGGCGCGGCGTTGTCGTTGATTCTGATGGCCGCCGTGATGGCCCTGCTCGTCTGGTTCACGCGCCAGTCGGAGCGTGCGCTTTGA
- a CDS encoding TolC family protein — MRALILLATLCAANAEVHTLTLRQTAALALAQGPDALLARLDRQKAAAQVDLARDAFHPKFYAGSGLAYVYGFPQSIEGSAPAVVQARGVASVYDRRQSFLVKEARESERGANETAERKRERALGEAIGLHLEAERLGRVAAGADALKQGAKRIARSVEARLAEGRQIQLDLDKANLEIARAEQKITEWEGARDHLEAMLAAALGMPEGDRVRPAAEDRTLPIVPESPIEDALRQSREIRELESALAAAGLRIEAERSARYPKMDLVAQYGLFAKFNNYEDYFRRFQRNNAQIGVSLQVPLWLGPAAKAAVSQAEAAAASTRIELNRARGRVRLETEQRSRAVRETEIAQNLARRELDVARSEVAVELARMEEGRVPVDAVERARMAEQERWIAYLAARERSERARYALLEQTGQLAVFLAGPAEQNFPGARLDKRQ, encoded by the coding sequence ATGCGAGCCCTTATCCTCCTCGCCACCCTGTGCGCCGCCAACGCCGAGGTCCACACGCTGACGCTACGGCAGACTGCCGCGCTCGCCCTTGCCCAGGGCCCGGATGCTCTACTCGCCCGCCTGGACCGCCAGAAGGCGGCCGCCCAGGTGGACCTTGCCCGTGACGCCTTCCACCCCAAGTTTTACGCCGGCTCCGGACTCGCCTACGTCTACGGCTTCCCCCAAAGCATCGAAGGCTCCGCGCCGGCCGTCGTTCAGGCGCGCGGCGTTGCCTCGGTCTACGATCGGCGCCAGAGCTTCCTGGTGAAGGAAGCGCGCGAGTCCGAACGAGGCGCCAACGAGACCGCCGAACGGAAGCGTGAGCGCGCGCTCGGCGAAGCCATCGGACTCCACCTCGAAGCCGAGCGCTTGGGTCGCGTGGCGGCCGGTGCGGACGCGCTGAAGCAAGGCGCCAAACGTATCGCCCGCTCCGTCGAAGCCCGGCTGGCGGAAGGCCGACAGATCCAGCTTGACCTCGACAAGGCGAATCTCGAAATCGCCCGCGCCGAACAGAAGATCACCGAGTGGGAGGGCGCTCGCGACCACCTCGAGGCCATGCTCGCCGCAGCCCTCGGAATGCCCGAAGGCGACCGCGTCCGCCCCGCCGCTGAGGATCGGACCCTCCCCATCGTTCCCGAGTCGCCCATTGAGGACGCGCTCCGCCAGAGCCGCGAGATCCGCGAACTCGAATCCGCCCTCGCCGCAGCCGGACTCCGCATTGAGGCCGAGCGCTCCGCCCGCTATCCGAAGATGGACCTCGTGGCCCAGTACGGCCTCTTCGCCAAGTTCAACAACTACGAGGACTACTTCCGCCGATTCCAGCGCAACAACGCGCAAATCGGCGTGTCGCTCCAGGTTCCGCTGTGGCTCGGGCCCGCCGCGAAGGCGGCCGTATCCCAGGCCGAAGCCGCCGCCGCGTCCACCCGCATTGAGCTGAACCGTGCCCGCGGCCGCGTCCGGCTGGAGACCGAACAACGATCCCGAGCCGTCCGCGAGACTGAGATCGCCCAGAATCTCGCCCGGCGCGAACTGGACGTCGCGCGCTCCGAGGTCGCCGTGGAACTCGCCCGCATGGAAGAAGGCCGGGTCCCGGTGGACGCCGTCGAGCGCGCACGGATGGCCGAGCAGGAGCGCTGGATCGCCTACCTGGCCGCCCGCGAGCGATCCGAGCGCGCCCGCTACGCACTTCTCGAGCAAACCGGTCAACTCGCCGTTTTCCTCGCCGGCCCGGCGGAACAAAACTTCCCCGGCGCTCGTCTGGATAAGAGGCAATGA
- a CDS encoding ABC transporter ATP-binding protein → MNPVLELREVSRHFSGVVAVDRVSLEVEAGALFALLGPSGCGKTTILRMVAGLDHPSSGAIFLNGKEAGARPPYERNVSTVFQSYALFPHMTVRENIAYGLERRGAGDVTSRVDATAAMLGIGGLLGRRPAQISGGEKQRVALARSLVLEPGLLLLDEPLSALDPNLRAQVRLELKALQRRVGIAFVMVTHDKEEALAMADKVALMNRGRLEQVGSPADVYLRPATRFAASFLGAVNWIGDAGVRPEAIRVSVSRPGGDVLVREAVVRETMFLGDRVQLTAEAAGQASITAQLSRLDGPFAPGDAVHLWWLPADELRLSA, encoded by the coding sequence ATGAACCCCGTTCTTGAACTGCGGGAAGTCTCTAGACACTTCTCGGGAGTGGTGGCAGTGGACCGGGTTTCACTGGAGGTAGAGGCAGGGGCCTTGTTCGCGCTTCTCGGCCCTTCCGGATGCGGCAAAACCACGATTCTGCGCATGGTGGCCGGGCTCGATCATCCAAGTTCCGGGGCGATCTTCCTGAATGGGAAGGAGGCCGGCGCGCGGCCGCCGTACGAACGAAACGTCTCTACGGTGTTTCAGAGCTATGCCCTGTTTCCGCACATGACGGTTCGCGAAAACATCGCGTACGGACTCGAGCGACGGGGAGCGGGCGACGTGACGTCCCGCGTGGATGCGACCGCGGCAATGTTGGGAATTGGCGGGCTGCTGGGCCGCCGGCCGGCGCAGATTTCCGGCGGTGAGAAGCAACGGGTGGCGCTGGCGCGATCGCTGGTCCTGGAGCCGGGGTTGCTGCTACTCGATGAGCCGCTCTCGGCGCTCGATCCCAACCTGCGGGCCCAGGTGCGCCTGGAACTGAAGGCGCTGCAGCGGCGTGTGGGGATCGCGTTCGTGATGGTGACTCACGATAAGGAAGAGGCGCTGGCGATGGCTGACAAAGTCGCGTTGATGAACCGCGGGAGGTTGGAGCAGGTGGGGTCCCCGGCGGACGTGTATCTGCGCCCAGCAACACGATTTGCGGCGTCGTTCCTCGGCGCGGTGAACTGGATTGGCGACGCGGGAGTGCGGCCGGAGGCAATCCGCGTCTCGGTTTCCCGGCCGGGCGGCGACGTCCTTGTGCGAGAGGCGGTGGTCCGCGAGACGATGTTTCTCGGGGACCGCGTGCAGTTGACGGCCGAGGCCGCCGGGCAAGCATCCATTACGGCGCAGCTTTCGCGGTTGGACGGCCCATTCGCGCCAGGCGATGCCGTACACCTGTGGTGGCTGCCTGCCGATGAGCTTCGCCTTTCCGCATGA
- a CDS encoding spermidine/putrescine ABC transporter substrate-binding protein: protein MTRRWFVSAAGVATGCRARGPRLNVFNWSEYLGNQTLADFKKETGIDVNYSVYESNEELLAKVFSGNSGWDVVFPSNYFIEPMRENRLLAPIDHGKLTRLGNLDPALRSPVWDPELEWCVPYMWGGTGIAYRRELNPAPLGWADLWGTRMRGRMTMLDDPADTMGAALKKLGFPLNTPRPQDLTRARDELLAQKPLVRAYINVEARDQLVAGDLLACHMWATTAQFAMDDSDQVAFVYPEEGFPLYADNAVILRESPRKEAAHRFIDFLLRPEIAAAIVVDSRTATANAEARKLLPEAMRANPVVYPDAATLARGEWFAPLPPEAQRLRDRYWTEIKSG from the coding sequence GTGACGCGGCGGTGGTTCGTGTCGGCGGCGGGGGTCGCCACGGGGTGCAGAGCGCGGGGGCCTCGGCTCAATGTCTTTAACTGGTCTGAGTATCTCGGCAACCAGACTCTCGCCGACTTCAAGAAAGAAACCGGGATCGATGTGAATTACTCGGTTTATGAGAGCAACGAGGAGTTACTGGCGAAAGTCTTCTCGGGGAATTCCGGTTGGGACGTTGTGTTCCCTTCGAACTACTTCATCGAGCCAATGCGGGAGAACCGACTGCTGGCTCCCATCGACCATGGGAAGCTTACGCGGCTGGGAAACCTGGACCCGGCGCTGCGGTCGCCGGTTTGGGATCCGGAGCTTGAGTGGTGCGTGCCCTACATGTGGGGTGGGACCGGGATCGCGTATCGGCGCGAGTTGAATCCGGCGCCGCTCGGTTGGGCGGATCTGTGGGGGACTCGCATGAGGGGCCGGATGACGATGCTCGACGATCCGGCGGACACGATGGGGGCTGCTCTTAAGAAGCTCGGGTTCCCGTTGAATACGCCGCGGCCGCAGGATCTTACCCGGGCTCGCGATGAGTTGCTGGCGCAGAAGCCGCTGGTGCGGGCCTATATTAACGTGGAGGCGCGGGACCAACTGGTGGCGGGAGACCTGCTGGCATGCCACATGTGGGCGACCACGGCGCAGTTCGCGATGGACGACTCGGATCAGGTGGCGTTCGTGTATCCGGAGGAGGGGTTTCCGCTGTATGCGGACAATGCGGTGATTTTGCGTGAGAGTCCCCGGAAGGAGGCGGCGCACCGATTTATCGACTTTCTGTTGCGGCCGGAGATCGCGGCGGCGATCGTGGTGGATTCGCGAACGGCAACGGCGAACGCGGAAGCGCGCAAGCTGCTACCGGAGGCGATGCGCGCGAACCCGGTGGTGTATCCGGACGCGGCGACGCTTGCGCGCGGGGAGTGGTTCGCGCCGTTGCCTCCGGAGGCGCAGCGGCTGCGTGACCGGTACTGGACGGAAATCAAGTCGGGGTGA
- a CDS encoding ABC transporter permease, producing the protein MLSAALASGVPLALQTIRAHKLRAVLTVLGVIIGTGTIIGVGSIIAGLDGAITNILRSFGTNTLIVFKFKVGFRAGNLSADERTRKPLTLDNARAIAERTTAVEHVSPYLFPNWNQIHRARYKGNDIYQIDLGGTERGYADGGNAEMIYGRFFTDIENIRRLPVVVIGEDAHKALFSSLDPVGKWIDVDGHQFEVIGVMKRPAATFPGQNDNRFLLPYYTMRKMFPNAEEHMLIVIAKDGKLSQAADEVRGVLRQERRVPYDKPDNFAISSAEQMIEDFRKVTATTALVMIVLSSIGLLVGGIGVMNIMLVSVTERTREIGVRKAVGAKRIDIVVQFLTEAVVLTFLGGLVGMAFGWGISGLARIVFPTLPTSVPLWAAALGVIVSVGVGLFFGIWPANKAARLDPVVALRYE; encoded by the coding sequence ATGCTAAGCGCCGCTCTCGCCTCCGGTGTTCCGCTCGCATTGCAGACGATTCGCGCGCACAAGCTGCGCGCCGTGCTCACCGTGCTCGGTGTGATCATCGGCACCGGCACCATCATCGGCGTCGGCTCGATCATTGCCGGCCTTGACGGCGCCATCACCAACATCCTCCGCTCCTTCGGCACCAACACACTCATCGTTTTCAAGTTCAAGGTCGGCTTCCGCGCCGGCAATCTTTCCGCGGACGAGCGCACGCGCAAGCCGCTGACGCTCGACAACGCACGCGCCATCGCAGAGCGCACCACCGCCGTCGAACACGTGAGCCCGTATCTGTTCCCGAACTGGAACCAGATCCACCGCGCGCGCTACAAGGGGAACGACATCTACCAGATCGACCTCGGCGGCACCGAGCGCGGATATGCCGACGGCGGCAATGCCGAGATGATCTACGGCCGCTTCTTCACAGACATCGAAAACATACGCCGCCTGCCGGTGGTCGTCATCGGCGAAGACGCCCACAAGGCTTTGTTCTCCAGCTTGGACCCCGTCGGCAAGTGGATCGATGTCGACGGCCACCAGTTCGAAGTCATCGGTGTGATGAAACGTCCGGCCGCTACGTTCCCCGGTCAGAACGACAATCGCTTCCTGTTGCCTTACTACACGATGCGCAAGATGTTCCCAAACGCCGAGGAGCACATGCTCATCGTTATCGCCAAGGACGGCAAGCTCAGCCAGGCGGCCGACGAAGTTCGCGGGGTGCTGCGCCAGGAGCGCCGCGTCCCCTACGACAAGCCCGATAACTTCGCGATCTCGTCGGCCGAGCAAATGATCGAGGACTTCCGCAAAGTGACGGCCACGACAGCCCTCGTCATGATCGTACTGAGTTCCATCGGTTTGCTCGTCGGCGGCATCGGCGTGATGAATATCATGCTGGTCTCGGTGACCGAACGGACCCGCGAAATCGGAGTCCGGAAAGCCGTGGGAGCCAAACGCATCGATATCGTCGTGCAGTTTCTCACCGAAGCCGTCGTGCTCACATTCCTCGGCGGACTCGTCGGCATGGCGTTCGGCTGGGGCATCTCCGGTCTCGCCCGTATCGTCTTCCCCACCTTGCCGACCTCAGTGCCGCTTTGGGCGGCCGCGCTCGGCGTAATCGTCTCGGTCGGCGTCGGCCTCTTCTTCGGCATCTGGCCTGCGAACAAAGCGGCGCGTCTCGACCCCGTTGTCGCGCTCCGCTACGAGTAA